The proteins below come from a single Miscanthus floridulus cultivar M001 chromosome 1, ASM1932011v1, whole genome shotgun sequence genomic window:
- the LOC136474234 gene encoding uncharacterized protein encodes MAAVVQHQHHVKALTPTWFLANVTPPPAPREGGKKALPAAYSPLLLSPAGWQRAQDEKKKKKDESVRDGGLPASPRITCMGQVKGRRRSRGCSSARGPALPPRDSRYRGAGAGGKVANLVLGLFGMRRNARTSRACAKVRDVPRAGTASAPGSTRGVHRVVAVAAVGVFDPPLPVVRRPATDDNAPSLWERRRGGRALEGLQLMT; translated from the coding sequence ATGGCGGCGGTGGTTCAGCATCAGCACCACGTCAAGGCGCTGACGCCGACGTGGTTTCTCGCCAACGTTACGCCGCCCCCGGCGCCGAGGGAGGGCGGTAAGAAAGCCTTGCCGGCCGCCTACTCGCCGCTGCTCCTGTCGCCGGCGGGCTGGCAAAGGGCGCAggacgagaagaagaagaagaaggatgagtccGTGCGCGACGGCGGCCTGCCGGCGTCGCCGAGGATCACCTGCATGGGGCAGGtgaaggggaggaggaggagcagggggtGCTCGAGCGCGCGCGGACCGGCGCTGCCGCCGAGGGACTCGCGGTACCGCGGCGCCGGCGCTGGCGGCAAGGTGGCGAATCTCGTGCTCGGGTTGTTCGGGATGAGGCGGAACGCGAGGACGTCGCGCGCGTGCGCCAAGGTCAGGGACGTACCGCGTGCTGGCACGGCATCCGCGCCAGGGAGCACTCGTGGTGTCCATCGCGTTGTGGCCGTGGCGGCAGTGGGCGTGTTTGATCCGCCGTTGCCGGTGGTGAGGCGGCCGGCGACTGACGACAACGCGCCGAGCCTGTgggagcggcggcgcggcggcaggGCCCTGGAGGGTCTTCAGCTGATGACGTAg